In one Pangasianodon hypophthalmus isolate fPanHyp1 chromosome 22, fPanHyp1.pri, whole genome shotgun sequence genomic region, the following are encoded:
- the etsrp gene encoding ETS1-related protein, with translation MEMYQAGYYTEDFRTQEVPAGFDFSSYDYNGEDLSFLLDSKGAGQSQYTDTYAEPHKEHVIASKVHATDSGLFNLDTFPEFSSWTSYTNVPDSMVIDRQTGGFQDSATQTYQSLFPPCPSSQSGPFGSAVDASGLYQPAKELSHRAASGLEHAGDAERTYGLYETEAQSKPVPYWTDYSSSAYCSQLLAHPPSSSSPAPLTSETFSPRVVKRRTTTSQRLDRDGEVSPGMSAYPGSGPIQLWQFLLELLLDSACHTFITWTGDGWEFKMSDPAEVAKRWGQCKNKPKMNYEKLSRGLRYYYHKNIIHKTAGKRYVYRFVCDVQSMLGKSAQEVLASMNISPANAGSQTPANSEETADVWQH, from the exons ATGGAGATGTATCAGGCTGGTTACTACACTGAGGACTTCAGGACTCAGGAGGTTCCTGCTGGATTTGATTTCAGTTCTTATG ACTACAATGGTGAAGACCTGTCCTTTTTGTTAGACAGCAAAGGAGCGGGCCAGTCGCAGTACACGGACACGTACGCAGAACCGCACAAGGAGCACGTGATCGCCTCCAAAG TTCACGCTACTGATTCTGGATTATTCAATCTGGACACTTTCCCAGAGTTTAGCAGCTGGACGTCATACACTAACG TTCCGGACAGTATggtgatagacagacagacaggaggttTTCAGGATTCAGCCACTCAGACGTATCAGAGTCTGTTTCCGCCATGTCCGTCGTCCCAGAGCGGCCCGTTCGGCTCGGCCGTGGACGCCAGCGGACTTTACCAACCCGCCAAAGAGCTCAGTCACAGAGCGGCGTCTGGCTTAGAGCACGCAG GTGATGCAGAGAGAACCTACGGTTTATACGAGACGGAAGCGCAAAGCAAACCCGTGCCGTACTGGACGGATTATTCCTCATCGGCTTACTGCAGCCAGCTGCTCGCTCATCCTCCGTCATCCTCGTCTCCGGCGCCTCTCACCTCCGAGACGTTTTCTCCTCGTGTGGTGAAGAGACGCACCACGACGTCTCAGAGATTAGACAGAGATGGCGAGGTGTCTCCGGGGATGTCCGCTTACCCAG GATCAGGACCCATTCAGCTGTGGCAGTTCCTCCTGGAGCTTCTCTTAGACTCGGCGTGTCACACCTTCATCACCTGGACCGGCGACGGCTGGGAATTCAAAATGTCCGACCCCGCGGAG GTGGCTAAACGATGGGGTCAGTGCaagaacaaaccaaaaatgaaCTACGAGAAGCTGAGCCGCGGCCTGCGCTACTACTACCACAAGAACATCATCCACAAAACGGCCGGCAAGCGCTACGTCTACCGATTCGTCTGCGACGTGCAGAGCATGCTCGGGAAAAGCGCTCAGGAAGTTCTGGCCAGTATGAACATCTCACCGGCGAACGCAGGATCGCAGACGCCGGCAAACTCCGAGGAGACGGCAGACGTCTGGCAACATTAG
- the pycard gene encoding apoptosis-associated speck-like protein containing a CARD has translation MSGDIRSPLPMDEVDQSTASRPCGAVFIDQHVDILIQRACCVEPVLDKLLSMRVINDEEYQDIKTEKTPQKQMRALLMGPIRSRGDQGKQLLYATLKAQQPLMMEDLSA, from the exons ATGTCCGGG gaCATACGTTCTCCACTTCCGATGGATGAG GTGGATCAGTCGACAGCGTCACGACCGTGTg GTGCCGTCTTTATTGATCAGCATGTAGACATACTTATACAGAGAGCCTGCTGTGTGGAACCCGTACTGGACAAGCTCCTGAGTATGAGGGTCATCAACGATGAGGAGTACCAAGACATTAAAACGGAGAAAACACCTCAGAAACAAATGAGGGCTTTACTCATGGGGCCTATAAGATCCAGGGGTGATCAAGGAAAACAGCTTCTGTACGCTACTCTGAAGGCCCAGCAGCCGTTAATGATGGAGGACCTCAGCGcttaa